In a single window of the Blastopirellula retiformator genome:
- a CDS encoding transglutaminase-like domain-containing protein gives MIKSNFLTLFSSVLLSLTMATSLSAAERWWDQDVAKALSQAGDNRAELRKALADVPEAQRGGMAFLIANMPDQDLRSLTSDFLLSNCKLAYQAKNETAWGKQVPEEIFLNDVLPYANLDEERDDWRQRLFALSMPIVKDCKTASEAALKLNKELFPLLNVKYSTKRRAPNQGPDETMESGVASCTGLSILLVDACRATGIPARVVGTPLWTNNRGNHTWVEIWDDGWHFTGACEAGDAKSLDVGWFVGEAAKAKEDSPQYAIYAASFGKTKTPFPMVWSMRDRTVSAVNVTRSYKPKDPIATKTSKLSVKVVDAQGKRVATDVAVKTPGKQKPLHSGRSKGESVDLNHFLGFDLPPQTEFTLVIEGIERTVQSPAAGEETVVEIQLPAGS, from the coding sequence ATGATAAAATCCAATTTCCTGACGCTATTCTCCTCCGTCCTGCTTTCGCTCACGATGGCGACTTCGCTATCGGCCGCTGAGCGCTGGTGGGATCAGGACGTCGCCAAGGCGCTCTCCCAAGCAGGCGACAACCGGGCCGAGTTGCGGAAGGCGCTTGCCGACGTGCCCGAAGCGCAGCGCGGCGGCATGGCCTTCCTGATCGCCAACATGCCCGATCAGGATCTCCGCTCGCTGACCAGCGACTTTCTGCTGAGCAACTGCAAGTTGGCGTACCAGGCGAAAAACGAAACGGCCTGGGGCAAGCAGGTTCCGGAAGAGATCTTCTTGAACGACGTGTTGCCGTACGCAAATCTCGACGAAGAGCGCGACGATTGGCGACAACGGCTCTTCGCGCTAAGCATGCCGATCGTGAAGGACTGTAAGACTGCTTCCGAAGCGGCGCTCAAATTGAACAAAGAGTTGTTCCCACTGCTCAACGTCAAATACTCGACCAAACGCCGCGCCCCTAACCAGGGACCGGATGAAACGATGGAAAGCGGCGTCGCCAGTTGCACGGGGCTGTCGATCTTGTTGGTCGACGCCTGCCGGGCGACCGGGATTCCGGCCCGCGTCGTCGGCACGCCGCTGTGGACCAACAACCGAGGCAACCATACGTGGGTTGAGATCTGGGACGACGGCTGGCACTTTACCGGCGCTTGCGAAGCAGGCGACGCAAAGAGCCTGGATGTCGGCTGGTTTGTTGGCGAAGCGGCCAAAGCGAAGGAAGATAGCCCGCAGTATGCGATCTACGCCGCCAGCTTCGGCAAGACGAAGACGCCGTTCCCGATGGTCTGGTCGATGCGAGACCGCACCGTCTCGGCCGTCAACGTCACCCGCAGCTACAAACCGAAAGACCCAATCGCCACCAAGACCAGCAAGCTGTCGGTCAAGGTCGTCGACGCCCAAGGCAAACGGGTCGCCACGGATGTCGCCGTCAAAACGCCGGGCAAACAGAAACCGCTCCACTCAGGCCGCTCGAAAGGTGAATCGGTCGACCTGAACCACTTTCTCGGGTTCGACCTTCCGCCACAGACTGAGTTCACGCTGGTGATCGAAGGCATCGAACGGACCGTACAATCTCCCGCTGCCGGAGAAGAAACTGTCGTCGAGATCCAACTTCCCGCTGGCTCGTAG
- a CDS encoding dienelactone hydrolase family protein translates to MLKKQLTPSLESLAALEKEGFANVPLTKLDAATARKLILKAHGEAMLKERAQEVKDKVIKDGELEMKFELITFGKKPRDGYSLWISMHGGGGAPAAINDQQWENQKRLYQLEEGIYVAPRAPTNTWNLWHEGHIDTMFNRLIADLIVTHGVNPNRVYLLGYSAGGDGVYQLAPRMADRWAAASMMAGHPNGVSLLSLRNTPFSIHMGGNDGTFDRNKVAAEYGKKLDELQKTDPAGYVHDVQIYPGKGHWMDRLDAQALPWMAKFTRDPLPQRIVWQQTGTPHQQSYWLAVPADEAKNGSLVVATREGQKFDVSEAENVTNLLIRLDDRMVNLDKPIEVKQGSQTLFQGEAERTIGVMLRTLLSYGDPLLMFNAEVQVKLAD, encoded by the coding sequence ATGCTGAAGAAGCAGCTCACGCCGTCGCTTGAATCGCTTGCAGCGCTCGAGAAAGAAGGCTTCGCTAACGTACCGCTCACCAAACTCGATGCCGCGACCGCTCGCAAGTTGATCTTGAAAGCGCACGGCGAGGCGATGCTGAAAGAACGTGCGCAGGAGGTGAAAGATAAAGTCATCAAAGACGGGGAGCTCGAAATGAAGTTCGAGCTGATCACCTTCGGCAAGAAGCCGCGAGACGGGTATAGCCTGTGGATCTCGATGCATGGCGGCGGCGGCGCCCCGGCCGCGATCAATGATCAGCAGTGGGAAAACCAGAAGCGGCTCTATCAGCTGGAAGAAGGGATCTACGTCGCTCCCCGGGCGCCGACCAACACCTGGAACCTGTGGCACGAAGGACACATCGACACGATGTTCAATCGGCTGATCGCCGACCTGATCGTGACGCATGGGGTCAACCCAAACCGCGTCTATCTGCTCGGTTATTCGGCCGGCGGCGACGGCGTCTACCAACTGGCCCCGCGGATGGCCGATCGTTGGGCGGCCGCTTCGATGATGGCCGGGCACCCCAACGGCGTCTCGCTCCTCTCGCTCCGCAACACGCCGTTTTCGATTCACATGGGTGGCAACGACGGCACCTTCGATCGGAACAAGGTGGCGGCCGAGTATGGCAAGAAGCTCGACGAGTTGCAAAAGACGGATCCCGCAGGCTACGTCCACGATGTGCAGATCTACCCGGGAAAAGGGCACTGGATGGATCGGCTCGACGCGCAGGCGTTACCCTGGATGGCCAAGTTCACCCGCGATCCGTTGCCGCAACGGATCGTTTGGCAACAGACCGGTACGCCGCACCAGCAATCGTACTGGCTTGCCGTGCCCGCGGACGAAGCCAAGAATGGCAGCCTGGTCGTCGCCACGCGCGAAGGTCAGAAGTTTGACGTCAGCGAAGCGGAGAACGTGACCAACCTGCTGATTCGCCTGGACGACCGGATGGTCAATCTCGACAAGCCAATCGAAGTCAAACAAGGCTCGCAAACGCTCTTCCAGGGAGAAGCGGAACGCACGATCGGCGTGATGCTGCGAACGTTGCTCAGCTATGGCGATCCGCTGCTGATGTTCAACGCCGAAGTTCAGGTCAAGCTGGCCGACTAA
- a CDS encoding DNA-methyltransferase, which translates to MSRRDSPAKSKKSPSPPPLDSIACGDATQVIAAWPDEFIDTVITSPPYFQQRDYAGDDQIGLEKTPGEYIERLIALFAQVQRTLKASGSLWVVLGDKYVNGELLGMPWRFALAMKDAGWILRSDVIWQKPNAMPSSVKTRPTTDHEYVFFFSKSKEYYYDADAIREPHVTFSDKSQMKGGRRHFNQRGGTPEAGKNGGASNLHDGRWDQAFHPQGRNKRTVWSIPLSKFREAHFAVFPERLVETCLLATCPLEGIALDPFMGSGTVGVVARKLGRHYLGVDQSAEYCEMARRRLAKETERVLF; encoded by the coding sequence ATGTCGCGAAGGGACTCGCCTGCCAAATCGAAGAAGTCGCCCTCCCCTCCCCCGCTCGACTCGATCGCGTGTGGGGATGCGACGCAGGTCATCGCCGCGTGGCCCGATGAGTTCATCGATACGGTGATCACCAGCCCTCCCTACTTCCAGCAACGCGACTACGCCGGCGACGATCAGATTGGGCTCGAGAAAACGCCGGGTGAATATATCGAGCGTCTTATCGCCTTGTTCGCCCAGGTGCAGCGCACGCTGAAGGCCAGCGGTTCGCTTTGGGTGGTGCTGGGCGACAAGTATGTGAATGGCGAGCTACTGGGGATGCCGTGGCGATTTGCCCTGGCGATGAAGGACGCCGGCTGGATCTTGCGGAGCGACGTCATCTGGCAAAAGCCGAATGCGATGCCGTCGAGCGTGAAGACCCGCCCCACCACCGATCACGAGTACGTCTTTTTCTTCAGCAAGAGTAAAGAGTACTACTACGACGCCGACGCGATTCGCGAGCCGCACGTCACGTTCAGCGACAAGAGCCAAATGAAGGGAGGCCGCCGCCACTTCAACCAGCGCGGCGGCACGCCCGAGGCAGGCAAGAACGGGGGGGCGTCGAACTTGCACGATGGCCGCTGGGATCAGGCCTTTCATCCCCAGGGACGCAACAAACGAACCGTCTGGTCGATTCCGCTTTCTAAATTCCGCGAAGCTCACTTCGCCGTCTTCCCCGAGCGGCTGGTCGAAACCTGCCTGCTGGCGACTTGCCCGCTGGAGGGAATCGCGCTCGATCCCTTCATGGGAAGCGGCACGGTCGGCGTGGTCGCCCGCAAGCTGGGGCGACACTATCTGGGTGTTGATCAGTCGGCCGAGTACTGCGAGATGGCGAGGCGCCGCCTGGCGAAGGAAACCGAGCGGGTGCTGTTCTAG
- a CDS encoding DoxX family protein, producing MSEAATPNDKPNPNMVAVWIGRVTTVLAGLAFLAAGVMKLSMALGGELHPEVVKQMEEGGFPVDKLLPLGILLTTCALLYLIPPTSVLGAILLTGYMGGAICVHWLKSEDMTVQIILPIMAWLGIYLRDQRLWKLIPFRWG from the coding sequence ATGAGCGAAGCGGCAACCCCGAACGACAAACCAAACCCCAACATGGTCGCCGTCTGGATTGGCCGGGTAACCACCGTCTTAGCCGGGCTGGCGTTTTTGGCGGCCGGGGTGATGAAGCTGTCGATGGCTTTGGGGGGCGAGCTTCATCCGGAAGTGGTCAAGCAGATGGAAGAAGGAGGCTTTCCGGTCGACAAGCTGTTGCCGCTGGGAATCTTGCTAACAACCTGCGCTTTGCTCTACCTGATTCCGCCGACATCGGTCTTGGGGGCGATCTTGCTGACGGGGTACATGGGTGGCGCGATCTGCGTCCATTGGTTGAAGAGCGAGGACATGACGGTGCAGATCATTCTGCCGATCATGGCCTGGCTGGGGATCTATCTGCGGGATCAGCGGCTGTGGAAGTTGATTCCGTTTCGCTGGGGTTAG
- a CDS encoding DUF1559 domain-containing protein, with protein sequence MICHRACASVNRRNAFTLVELLVVIAIIGVLIALLLPAVQQAREAARRSQCLNNLKQQGLAFHNYHGTYQCFPFGWNITGDLNGSGWPFQLLPYLEQTALNDKWDSRVPAMDQAAAIGFPAAAAASNLEVIRTPIDAFMCPSAAEDTVHDYGVPADGIDPGVPPVDLTWTAARSDYSATSGIRGDFASLAYASNPAASRSGVLWQTGYGGKSSCPRIADIVDGTSNTFLVGERLGGSNVYKLRKIDATFTAAAGPVQGGAWGDILIGEHWAQGSLYDGSIASSGGPCIINCSNGRGFGYFAFHPGGANFLMGDGSVRFVPSTIASYTFAAMVTANNGEVVSDL encoded by the coding sequence ATGATATGTCATCGCGCATGCGCTTCCGTCAACCGACGTAACGCTTTTACGTTGGTCGAACTATTGGTGGTCATTGCGATCATTGGAGTCTTGATCGCACTCTTATTGCCTGCGGTACAACAAGCCCGCGAAGCGGCTCGTCGCAGCCAGTGCTTGAACAACCTGAAGCAACAGGGGCTCGCGTTTCACAACTATCACGGCACCTACCAATGCTTCCCCTTCGGCTGGAACATCACTGGCGACTTGAACGGCTCAGGCTGGCCCTTTCAGCTTCTGCCGTACCTGGAGCAAACGGCCCTAAACGACAAATGGGACTCGCGCGTGCCGGCGATGGATCAGGCCGCCGCGATTGGTTTTCCGGCCGCTGCAGCGGCTTCCAATTTGGAAGTGATCCGCACGCCGATCGATGCGTTCATGTGTCCGTCAGCCGCCGAAGATACGGTTCATGATTACGGCGTGCCGGCCGATGGTATTGATCCAGGCGTTCCCCCGGTCGATCTGACCTGGACCGCCGCCCGCAGCGACTATTCGGCCACCAGCGGCATTCGGGGAGATTTCGCGTCGCTGGCGTACGCCTCGAACCCGGCCGCTAGTCGATCAGGCGTCCTTTGGCAGACCGGTTATGGCGGCAAGAGTTCCTGCCCCCGGATCGCCGACATCGTCGATGGGACGTCGAATACCTTTCTGGTTGGCGAACGTCTTGGCGGCTCGAACGTCTACAAGTTGCGGAAGATCGACGCGACGTTCACTGCCGCAGCAGGTCCGGTGCAAGGGGGCGCTTGGGGCGACATTTTGATCGGCGAACATTGGGCGCAAGGTTCGCTCTATGACGGCTCAATTGCCAGCAGCGGCGGCCCCTGCATCATCAACTGCTCCAACGGTCGGGGCTTTGGGTATTTCGCCTTTCATCCCGGCGGCGCCAACTTTCTGATGGGGGACGGTTCGGTGCGGTTCGTTCCATCGACGATTGCGTCGTACACGTTTGCGGCGATGGTCACGGCCAATAACGGCGAAGTGGTTAGCGATCTGTAG
- a CDS encoding carbohydrate-binding family 9-like protein, protein MIVRHSLRNTTDLMCRLNSLFVPAALAAFAGLFLASPTWAESPAKIQPRGYVVYQTAKAPKIDGKLSDGEWDKIPWSEPFVDIEGTDHPTPPRHQTRMKMMWDDQALYIAAQLDEPNVWATLTEHDSVIFYDPDFEVFIDPDGDNHMYAELELNALNTTWDLLLTMPYKDGGKAVNGWEIIRLKTAVSVNGTLNDPSDVDQGWTVEIAWPWKGLQELSTAKFPPTDGDRLRIDFSRVEWDVVVENGKTVKVPNRPEHNWVWSPQGVINMHRPETWGEAFFSTQPIGSVKFKPDPARDYKTLLHSVYYAQKAYFEQHGTYAAELSDLDLESDFLQQIKLTATPLSFHASIQTPKEAGGETWVIDQNSLLQQQTAE, encoded by the coding sequence GTGATTGTCCGCCATTCCCTTCGCAATACGACCGACCTGATGTGCCGCTTGAATTCGCTTTTCGTTCCGGCGGCGCTCGCCGCCTTTGCCGGTCTATTCCTGGCTTCGCCGACGTGGGCCGAATCGCCAGCGAAAATTCAGCCGCGCGGCTATGTCGTTTACCAGACCGCCAAGGCGCCCAAGATCGACGGCAAGCTCAGCGATGGGGAATGGGACAAGATCCCCTGGAGCGAGCCGTTCGTTGATATCGAAGGAACGGACCACCCAACGCCGCCGCGCCACCAAACGCGGATGAAGATGATGTGGGACGATCAAGCGCTCTACATCGCCGCGCAGCTCGACGAGCCAAATGTCTGGGCGACCTTGACCGAACACGACTCCGTCATCTTTTACGACCCCGACTTTGAAGTCTTCATCGATCCCGACGGCGACAACCACATGTACGCCGAGCTAGAACTGAACGCCCTGAACACCACTTGGGATCTGCTGCTGACCATGCCGTACAAAGATGGCGGCAAGGCGGTTAACGGGTGGGAGATCATACGCCTAAAGACGGCCGTTTCGGTCAACGGCACCCTCAACGACCCCAGCGACGTCGACCAAGGGTGGACCGTCGAGATCGCCTGGCCTTGGAAGGGCCTACAGGAACTGTCGACCGCCAAATTTCCGCCGACCGACGGCGATCGACTGCGGATTGACTTCTCGCGAGTTGAGTGGGACGTCGTGGTCGAAAACGGCAAGACGGTGAAGGTCCCCAACCGCCCTGAACACAACTGGGTCTGGTCGCCACAGGGCGTGATCAACATGCATCGTCCCGAGACCTGGGGCGAGGCGTTCTTCTCGACGCAGCCAATCGGCTCGGTCAAGTTCAAGCCAGATCCAGCGCGGGACTACAAGACGCTGCTCCACTCAGTCTACTACGCCCAGAAAGCCTATTTCGAGCAGCACGGAACGTACGCGGCCGAGCTGTCGGATCTCGATCTGGAGAGCGACTTCCTCCAGCAGATCAAGCTGACGGCGACGCCTCTGTCGTTTCACGCTTCGATCCAAACGCCCAAAGAAGCAGGCGGCGAGACTTGGGTGATCGATCAGAACTCGCTGCTGCAACAGCAGACGGCGGAATAG
- a CDS encoding serine hydroxymethyltransferase, producing the protein MNLIKQNDPAVWEAIAHEQRRQAEGLELIASENYTSAAIQQAAGSVLTNKYAEGYPGRRYYGGCEFVDVVEQLAIDRAKELFGAEHANVQPHAGSQANFAVYLTAVEPGDTILGLDLAHGGHLTHGMKLNVSGQLYNFVSYGVDRETQRLDFDQIAKLAREHKPKLIVAGASAYPREIPHDKFAEIAAEVGAKLFVDMAHYAGLVAGGVHNSPVPYADFVTTTTHKTLRGPRSGLILCKEEHAKLINRNVFPGTQGGPLMHIVAAKAICFSEALDPSFKDYAKQVVANAKALAETLMSGGIRLMTGGTENHLMLMDVTSIGTTGAIAEAVLDQCGITVNKNMIPFDERKPMDPSGIRVGSPALTTRGMKEAEMKQVGEWILKALKSPEDEKGHAAIRAEVLELCKNFAVPAAPVEMS; encoded by the coding sequence ATGAATCTCATTAAGCAGAATGACCCCGCGGTTTGGGAAGCGATCGCTCACGAACAGCGCCGCCAGGCGGAAGGGCTTGAGCTGATTGCGTCGGAAAACTACACCAGCGCCGCCATCCAACAGGCCGCCGGATCGGTTCTGACCAACAAATACGCCGAAGGTTACCCGGGGCGTCGCTACTACGGCGGGTGTGAGTTTGTCGATGTCGTCGAACAACTGGCGATCGACCGGGCCAAAGAGCTGTTTGGCGCCGAGCACGCCAACGTCCAGCCGCACGCCGGATCGCAGGCCAACTTCGCCGTCTATCTGACCGCGGTCGAGCCGGGCGACACTATCCTGGGTCTAGACCTGGCCCATGGCGGTCACTTGACGCACGGCATGAAGCTGAACGTCTCGGGGCAGCTGTACAACTTTGTCAGCTATGGCGTTGATCGCGAGACCCAGCGGCTCGACTTCGATCAGATCGCCAAACTGGCCCGCGAGCACAAGCCGAAGCTGATCGTCGCCGGCGCCAGCGCCTACCCGCGAGAAATCCCGCACGACAAGTTCGCCGAAATCGCCGCCGAAGTGGGCGCCAAGCTGTTTGTCGACATGGCGCACTACGCCGGTCTGGTCGCGGGCGGCGTCCACAACAGCCCGGTTCCCTACGCCGATTTCGTCACCACGACGACTCATAAGACCTTGCGTGGCCCGCGCAGCGGTTTGATCCTCTGCAAAGAAGAGCACGCCAAGCTGATCAACCGCAACGTCTTCCCCGGCACCCAGGGCGGTCCGCTGATGCACATCGTCGCGGCCAAGGCGATCTGCTTTAGCGAGGCGCTCGATCCGTCGTTCAAGGACTACGCCAAGCAAGTGGTCGCCAACGCCAAGGCACTGGCCGAAACCTTGATGTCGGGCGGCATTCGCCTGATGACCGGCGGTACCGAGAACCACCTGATGCTGATGGACGTCACGTCGATCGGCACGACCGGCGCGATCGCCGAAGCGGTGCTCGACCAATGCGGCATCACGGTCAACAAGAACATGATTCCGTTCGACGAGCGAAAGCCGATGGACCCCAGCGGCATCCGCGTCGGTTCGCCCGCTTTGACGACCCGCGGCATGAAAGAAGCCGAGATGAAGCAGGTCGGCGAGTGGATCCTGAAGGCGCTGAAGTCGCCGGAAGATGAAAAGGGGCACGCCGCCATTCGGGCCGAAGTGCTAGAACTGTGCAAGAACTTCGCGGTGCCGGCCGCGCCGGTCGAGATGAGTTAA
- a CDS encoding c-type cytochrome domain-containing protein, producing MPLRILIAILLCPTLLVAAQAQEIVDFARDVQPILENRCIDCHGPNKAKNDFRVDDAETMSYYIEPGDLESSGFWTDYLVTDDADMLMPPPSPDHPDGGMSPGELAIIKLWIEEGANHNWKANGPVEEHEEAAPPQSTLAKLFIFQGLFHPASTHFPVALLSMSMIFLGMSFFLGKPLESAAFHCLWVGALAAVPACIMGWAYAMHEGHGNVSLDLVSSPIDRHRWLGIAVTVFSLIMVPIAYSAYKQENYRKKIIWFVGCCLVAIGTSIVGFQGGELVYGEGHYEKEYEKLFPSTPVADADTSVEESTSEEAPAEEEVVVEEETETVTPED from the coding sequence ATGCCTCTTCGCATTCTGATTGCCATCCTGCTTTGCCCCACGCTGTTGGTCGCCGCTCAGGCCCAAGAGATCGTCGACTTTGCGCGCGACGTGCAGCCGATCCTTGAAAATCGCTGCATCGATTGCCATGGTCCCAACAAAGCGAAGAACGATTTCCGCGTTGATGACGCCGAGACGATGAGCTACTACATCGAGCCGGGCGATCTGGAGTCGAGTGGATTTTGGACCGACTACCTGGTGACCGACGATGCCGACATGTTGATGCCGCCGCCGTCGCCCGACCATCCCGATGGCGGCATGTCGCCGGGCGAACTGGCGATCATCAAGCTGTGGATCGAAGAAGGCGCCAATCATAACTGGAAGGCGAATGGTCCGGTCGAAGAGCACGAAGAAGCTGCGCCGCCGCAAAGCACGCTGGCGAAGCTGTTCATCTTCCAAGGCCTGTTCCACCCGGCGTCGACGCACTTTCCGGTCGCCCTGTTGTCGATGTCGATGATCTTCCTCGGGATGTCGTTCTTCCTGGGAAAACCGCTCGAGTCGGCCGCGTTCCATTGCTTGTGGGTTGGCGCCTTGGCGGCGGTTCCCGCATGCATCATGGGTTGGGCCTATGCCATGCACGAAGGACACGGCAACGTTTCCCTCGATCTCGTCTCCAGCCCGATCGACCGGCATCGCTGGCTGGGGATTGCCGTTACCGTCTTTTCGCTGATCATGGTTCCGATCGCCTATTCGGCCTACAAGCAAGAGAACTATCGCAAGAAAATCATCTGGTTCGTCGGCTGCTGCCTGGTCGCGATCGGCACGTCGATCGTCGGCTTCCAAGGGGGGGAACTGGTCTACGGCGAAGGGCACTACGAGAAAGAGTACGAGAAGCTCTTCCCCAGCACCCCTGTCGCGGACGCCGATACCTCGGTAGAAGAATCGACTTCCGAAGAAGCGCCTGCTGAAGAGGAAGTCGTGGTCGAAGAAGAAACCGAGACGGTCACTCCCGAGGACTAG